The Microplitis demolitor isolate Queensland-Clemson2020A chromosome 9, iyMicDemo2.1a, whole genome shotgun sequence genomic sequence aaaataattatttcatacaaaaaaaaatttttaccatacaATATATACCGAAAAAATATGAGAGAcgtattattttcaaaattactatacaaaatttttggtttttttttgtaacatccaataatacattaaattcattttaaaacttatttatttaaattgtttttattaagaGTTTCAATTAACTGAAAGGTTTACACACCGGTGGAGTTACGTCttacatttttgttattaatgcaattaaaattattctattattgtTTCCAAGCATGGATTTTATTCcaataattatctaatttttattaattcaaaaattacggTTCTGTAGTTaatagacaattaaaaatttttagatttttttttaaaaaatcaactataaaaaaaaatatgcggatatagaaaattaaaaaatttatgggtgcaattttttaaaatattttcattttttataatttattatttaaaaaaaaattttaaaattattagacgtttgctaacttcagtatgattaaaaattttaatgaaaataataaattcacatgctttttatgtttaaaaatattttgaatgcGTTATTACTgcgtacaaaaataaataaaaatttacaatcttAATTAcaggaaatttcaaaattagaaataatcgaatttcattattataattttttatgtattttttatttaaaataattatttaggtaattgattaaaattttaattaaataaatattgaactgaatgtaaacaaataattttaaggttagaaattctaaaaaatatttaaaaatacaattgaaataattgtCACTGACCTTTTTCTTCTTCAGTGAGTTCATTTTGCtgagtattattattagattcattttcattatccattttaaatgtttttaaaagtaatgactattataattattttatcataacaGAATGcttgagataaatttttttctgattctGTTCCCGCGCAAATTTCTGCGCATTTCTACTGCGCTGTACTTAAAGTCAGTGACTCACCGAGGTTCGTTTTTAGTTGAATTTTcagttttgtttaaattttctatcaaaacAGTTGATCTTGATATTAACTCTCAATTATTATGTTGTATTTGATTATcatcaattgatttatttattttcatttataaaataactttggaactgataattcataaaaatgatactgaagttagccgacgttcaataattttttattttttttcaaaacgataaattatgaaaaaaaaatatttgaagaaaTTGCATCtatagtttttcaaattttctacatgtgtagatttttggttttttttttttttttatcgatttgatgaaaaaaacatccgaaaattgttgattATCTGTCAATTTTCAGGatcatcataaaaattattatgagtgtgaatgtagcagacatcagaaaaatttttaatttttaataaatagagtaaataattaatggaatgaaatttttaaaaaatgcacaattaaaaatttaaaaaattaatgagtactttttttataagtataatttttttatatgtaattaaaaaattatcgtatgtctgctacatttacactcataatttttttcccgccaATTTACGCTACCATTTAGTTTCCGAGAACTGCTGccctctttaaaaatttaaaataaaaacaaattgataGAAGTCTcgtgtattttataaataaataaaaatcagtttAAATGTATCTATTTAccgatttaattaattactaatcaattaattaattagtattataaaagtgataaaataattagtcgtATTCCATACtgtaagtttataaaaatcaataattactttatgtTCAAGATAAAGCACGTGAATTATAGTGAGGTTAAGTTTTCATAAAGTGAGAAATCAGATAAAAAAGGGAACAATGTTTTTAAATGGAATAAGAATGACAATAAAATGTCTCCAGTCATCAAACCAACGTGCAAATCCAGTGTCGAGTATGACAaggattcaaaattattcggATTGGTTTCATCGTAGGCCAAAGCGAATTGTAAATGAAGAAGAAATCATAGAGTATGCAGAAGCTGCTGATGGACCAAATGAGTTCCTTGAATCAGCCAAAAAAACATCAACACACGCACCATTGAAAATTCGAACGAAAAAACGTCAGGCTAAGAAAAAAGTACGGGCTGCTCCTACTGATACTAAACTTAAAGAAGATggttctttaaattttattgaactaaaagaaaatgatCATATGTTAACGTAagtttagtatttattatttagtatgtcaataatttgttttttattttttaaatttgttgattCGGAGTAAACTACTGGTTTTAAAATAGGCCATCTTCAGCAAATgggaaatttagtttttcataaatttttactttttcatgcTAGCCACATTTCTGTAAAACCTGGGaatgtcaaaaattataaatatactggaAAAATCAGGGAAAAGTCTGGGAGTTTCGTCACaaagttggaaaaatttttactttcttattatttgactaaaaaaatccgatgaaattttttttctgtcaaaactgTTCAAAAATTGGCGCGGCGCGAATACAATTGTAATAccgtcttgaaaaaaaatagtagaaatTAATCCCAATAGCGAAAAAATGAAGCAGTTAGAATTAAAAAGgctgttggaaaaaaaagtcttaataGAAACCAATCGTCAGGATCTTCAAGCTATTAACATGCATATTGACAAGTTGAAAAACCAAAAGcattaaaagtatacataagTAGTGAACTAATAagtttcactatatttattatttgcttaCTTGATTAATATGTTATTAATATTCCATAAGACGttcttatttttgaaatttattctagtgaaaatgaaaaattaatttatattttattatagagtaagttataaaaaaacatagatttaaaataaaaaataaaaaatcattcatttaataaataaaagaaacctATAAgcattgacaaataataaaataaagtttcatttaacgacaacgattgattatttattgaactgacttatataattttattttgaattaaataaatatttccaatgaTTCAATAATGCTACATAtggtcagggaattttttaattaattgactggAACACCTGGAAAAATCAGGGAATTTAAGTTTCCAAAATCTGTGGTCACCATGTTTATTTGTTGAGTACTATCATATACTTGCaagattttaattacatttctaCTTTGTTATGTATCTGAAGATCGTAACATTTTTCgcgcaatgaaaaaaaaaacatggatTGTAAACTTCTACTGGATGACtagatttctgaaatatttCGCATATAGATGCTGGtacccagaaaaaaataagcttcgaaaattagtgtttgaaattataacccggAACCCGGTTGTCAATATGGGGAATTTCAACATTCCAAATAATACATTCTATAATACGTGTCGTTAATTTTCTAAGTATCTAAGTAAGAATTACTATTTAGAATGATAGTATTTACTgatcactttattattatattacttgtcGCTTCTCAATTTATATAGTTCATTATTTTCGTGTATGTTTCACGAAAATTTTAGATTACTCCCAACTTCCGGAACAACTTCTTAAGCAATTGAattgcttaaattttttacaccgcCTAGATTTAACACGACATTTAGTGTAATTTTCACACCGCAATTTTTACACCGTCATTTACACTACATCGggtccgaaaaattttttagagtgTAGAGGTTTTGGAGTGACTTGTCATAAtccacttttttttagttatcaaTTGCGATCGAAATCAAGCTAAAAATCGAGTTAGAATCAAAACTggcctaaaaatatttatttaacttcaaCTCAGTCATTGAACACGATCGATTTGCTCTGTAAGAACTTATCGTTCCTTACATGGATTTCTATATTGTTTCCTATAAGAATCCATATTATCTCAAGTGGATCCCAGACTACAAATCCAGACACTTTTAGTTTCCCATATGGGCTTCCTGTAAAGTCTATTTAGTTACCCAGTTTGCTACATGAATTTCtgtataaattcatattttctgTACGGATTCACAGTTTACTTTACCTGTGGTTCATTAGTTGTTAGCTTTTTCTATTAACCATTTtgcaaaagtttaaaaaattgttcttGTCCTATTTTTAAACTTGGCATCTagtgaataacttttttttttaattatcaaaattactttataaGTGTTTAATTTCACAATTATTGATTCTAGATCGCTGATGATGACAGTGAGATCAAGAAAAACACGTGAAAGAAACAgtagaattattttagaaGGTGTCAGACTCATTAACGATGCAATTGACGCTGGACTGAAgccagaaattattttatttagtagaAATGCTGATGTTATGAAGTTACCATTGCCCGATActggtattaaattatttaaagtaccTTACAGAGTGATACAAACATGGTCAACTCTCGTAACACCACCAGGACTGAtgggtaatttaataaaatttattgaaagctgccgttattttaaataattcatcagtttaaaaactttgattactgatttaaaatattttctcagcTTTTTTTATGATGCCTGAGTTAGAGATGCACACACCAGCACCTGATTCCTTACCTGTCACTATTATCTGTGACAATGTACGTGATCCAGGTAATTTAGGATCAATATTGCGTGCTGCGGCTGCAGTTGGCTGCAAAAAACTTATAACACTCACAGGTAATTTGTTATTACTAGGTCATTAAGTTTctaaactattaaaataattttttgtttatttattttttaggctGTGTTGATATTTGGAACCCCAAGGTGTTGAAAACTGCCGCTGGTGCACATTTCCGTATGCCAATATTCGACAGCAAAACCTGGGACGAAATCAGTGGATTAATTGACTCGTTTGCAAATGTTTATGTTGCTGATCATAATACTTCTGTTGAAGAGTTACAAGTTTCTGAAAATGATttagaagaaaataatgaagaaaatttagatGCTGAGCTTGAAAGTCGAGAAGAAAATTTAGATACTCAGTCAAAAAATCAAGATGAAAATTTAGAAAGTCAGGTTGAAGATCAAAAAGAAAATGACGATGATCAGATCAAAgatcaagaaataaaaataaagaaaaatgagAGAAAAAGTGGGGAGCCATCAAAATATGAAGTTAATTTGGCCaaagaaatgattaaaaatattccagtTATTCCG encodes the following:
- the LOC103568610 gene encoding rRNA methyltransferase 3, mitochondrial encodes the protein MFLNGIRMTIKCLQSSNQRANPVSSMTRIQNYSDWFHRRPKRIVNEEEIIEYAEAADGPNEFLESAKKTSTHAPLKIRTKKRQAKKKVRAAPTDTKLKEDGSLNFIELKENDHMLTSLMMTVRSRKTRERNSRIILEGVRLINDAIDAGLKPEIILFSRNADVMKLPLPDTGIKLFKVPYRVIQTWSTLVTPPGLMAFFMMPELEMHTPAPDSLPVTIICDNVRDPGNLGSILRAAAAVGCKKLITLTGCVDIWNPKVLKTAAGAHFRMPIFDSKTWDEISGLIDSFANVYVADHNTSVEELQVSENDLEENNEENLDAELESREENLDTQSKNQDENLESQVEDQKENDDDQIKDQEIKIKKNERKSGEPSKYEVNLAKEMIKNIPVIPYYATDYTEDEIILVVGGETESLSIEAINMINDKLGVRVNIPMTNRVESLNSSMALGIIAFEIKRQFALKAAKQATNQTPNDKNND